The nucleotide sequence TCGGAATGCACTATCATATTTTAAATTCTCAAAAAAATCGCGATCTGCTTTTTTCATTTTTGAATAATGAGGTTCTAGAAGATTGTTTTTGTATTTGTAGTAATTGTCTAAAATGGCAAGTTTAATAGCTTTGAATAAACTTTTGTTTTCTCCAATAGATAAAGGAAGAAAATTTAAAAGTAGGATCATGCGACCATATTCATCTAAGTTTTGGTTTGCGAACAAATTGCCAATGATATCATCTACATTGGTAAAGGCTCCAATCGCACAAAGGGTATTGATTCTTTCTGCAATTTGTTTGTCACTTGCGGCGATGAGACTTAAAGAACCAGAAAAAGATGGTGCAAAAATAGATACTTTTCCTGTGGGACTAATTTCCTTTTTGCCGGAGATATAAAGAATCGAATCTTTTATGTCATCGATGTTACGAAGTGAAATTTTATAATCACAAATTTCTTCGAAGAAGGGACTGATGACTGTATAACCAAGTTTACTTAGACTTTTGTTGACAATGATAAACCTGGGGTCACGGTTTCCTAAAGGTGCCAATCCATTAATTGTAACAATGGTTCCTAA is from Leptospira perdikensis and encodes:
- a CDS encoding alpha/beta hydrolase family protein, with the protein product MNQLTAWGKSIQFLLGLQNQDETLPDVKEIQIPIRNGNLRADWYTPKTKSLGTIVTINGLAPLGNRDPRFIIVNKSLSKLGYTVISPFFEEICDYKISLRNIDDIKDSILYISGKKEISPTGKVSIFAPSFSGSLSLIAASDKQIAERINTLCAIGAFTNVDDIIGNLFANQNLDEYGRMILLLNFLPLSIGENKSLFKAIKLAILDNYYKYKNNLLEPHYSKMKKADRDFFENLKYDSAFRMKHWEIILKKGGKNRNLLTALSVTNYIHSLNLPILLIHGTTDDVVPANESLLLHQKLVALGVECKLCITSLISHGDTGFSFKTLLEVPKLISSFSFFFLKAYDR